The following coding sequences are from one Leucoraja erinacea ecotype New England chromosome 2, Leri_hhj_1, whole genome shotgun sequence window:
- the elovl2 gene encoding elongation of very long chain fatty acids protein 2, translating into MIHKIPDHIQSLDKHVNSFVDYMFGERDARVRGWPLLDSYLPTFFLTLLYLSTICLGTQYMRKRPAYTLRSLLITYNFGVMLLSLYMFVELVSASWEGRYNLLCQNLHSAGTADVRVAKVLWWYYFSKAIEFMDTIFFILRKKNSQITFLHVYHHASMFNIWWCVLNWIPCGQSFLGPTLNSFIHVLMYSYYGLSTIPAMHPYLWWKKYLTQAQLVQFILTIAHTLSAVVKPCGFPSGCLLFQSSYMATLVLLFINFYRKTYSRTQRKETAANTFSQLNNGYCKTNGSPSMKED; encoded by the exons GACCATATCCAAAGCTTAGACAAACATGTGAATTCCTTTGTGGACTACATGTTCGGTGAACGAG atgccaGGGTTCGGGGCTGGCCGTTGCTGGATTCCTATCTCCCCACTTTCTTCCTCACCCTCTTGTATCTTTCCACCATCTGTCTCGGGACACAGTACATGAGGAAGAGGCCGGCCTACACTCTCAGGAGCTTGCTGATCACCTACAACTTTGGAGTCATGCTCCTCTCTCTCTACATGTTCGTTGAG TTGGTTTCGGCGAGCTGGGAAGGTCGTTACAATCTGCTGTGTCAGAATCTTCACAGCGCTGGCACAGCTGACGTTCGG GTGGCCAAGGTGCTGTGGTGGTACTACTTTTCCAAGGCCATTGAATTTATGGACACGATATTTTTTATCTTGCGGAAAAAGAACAGTCAGATTACCTTTCTTCATGTGTACCACCATGCGTCAATGTTCAACATCTGGTGGTGTGTCCTCAACTGGATTCCATGTGGTCAGA GCTTCCTGGGACCAACACTCAAcagttttatccatgttctcatgTACTCCTATTACGGTCTCTCCACCATCCCAGCTATGCATCCGTACCTCTGGTGGAAAAAATACCTCACCCAAGCCCAGCTG GTACAATTCATACTCACAATTGCCCACACACTCAGTGCAGTGGTAAAGCCCTGTGGCTTTCCATCAGGTTGCCTGCTCTTCCAGTCGTCTTATATGGCCACTCTTGTACTGCTCTTCATCAACTTCTACAGGAAG ACGTACAGCAGAACACAACGCAAGGAGACGGCTGCGAACACTTTCAGTCAATTAAACAACGGTTACTGCAAAACCAACGGCAGCCCTTCCATGAAGGAGGATTAA